A genomic stretch from Fusarium musae strain F31 chromosome 9, whole genome shotgun sequence includes:
- a CDS encoding hypothetical protein (EggNog:ENOG41) → MDLFITAQEPFAHHPLKVKSFPSALSSSADKPPGDAKPLVPLPPVSQLEFDLIVHDPCHDSTLTGSWDPLPTPLSIPLNTSRVHLLNLLREKLPVVEASSKNRLSRQVRRPKLISATLYWTYGGKIYPLGPSDKEWHYRDLVTKTDIMARSELEWFLLKEMMAASRGALKCYISVRGEHLPAKKASGWWFKNSA, encoded by the coding sequence ATGGACTTGTTCATCACTGCCCAAGAGCCCTTTGCGCATCACCCACTCAAGGTGAAAAGCTTCCCTTCAGCTCTGAGCAGCTCAGCCGACAAACCCCCAGGTGATGCAAAACCTCTTGTGCCTCTCCCACCAGTTTCACAGCTCGAGTTTGATCTCATTGTCCATGACCCCTGCCATGACAGCACTCTCACTGGCTCATGGGATCCTCTCCCGACCCCTCTGAGCATTCCTCTCAATACCTCCAGGGTtcatctcctcaaccttctccgGGAAAAGCTCCCTGTTGTCGAGGCATCCAGCAAGAATCGTCTCAGTCGCCAAGTCCGCCGTCCTAAGCTCATCTCTGCCACGCTGTACTGGACATATGGCGGCAAGATTTACCCGCTTGGACCTAGCGACAAGGAGTGGCATTATCGCGATCTCGTCACCAAGACCGACATCATGGCTCGCTCTGAGCTTGAGTGGTTTCTTCTCAAGGAAATGATGGCTGCGTCTAGAGGCGCACTCAAGTGCTACATCTCCGTTCGTGGTGAGCACCTCCCGGCCAAGAAGGCTTCTGGCTGGTGGTTCAAAAATAGTGCCTGA